The Gossypium hirsutum isolate 1008001.06 chromosome D02, Gossypium_hirsutum_v2.1, whole genome shotgun sequence region CTTGGCAAAAATAGGTTAGGACTGCAAACGAGAAAACAAACAAGAATGATGTTAAATAACTTACCCTTCTTCACATGCATTGCTCTCTGCTAAAACAGCTAGCAATGCTTACACGGCATGTAGTGAATGGGAAAAGGTAATTTTCTCTGGTTCCTCTGAAAAAGGTTTCTCATAACTTGGGTTTTGTTTGGATACCAAGAAAGTATAGTAGGCAAGACTCTTGAGGAAATAAGCGAAAGCGAAAACGTATATATACGAGTATAGGATTTGGATGAATGTAGTGAATGGGAAAAAGTGGTGCAATGCAAAGGGTAATATAATGAGTTGTGAGGTAGACACGTAGGGTGACGTGCCAGTATAGGTTACAACGTGTCCTACCTCTCACATGCAGTGGACACTTGCAAAGGGTAATATTTGCTGGTTTTGATTCGATTTGAACAAAATGTGCTAATTAAATGAACGAAATATTTGCTTGTCGGGTTGAATTGTCTTACAGTGTCCTTCAAACAGATATCTTCTATGGTCCATCAAAAAATGAGGAAAATTTCTACCTTGATTTGTCACAAATACCTCACTATGAAGGCAAACAGTATAATCTATGGCAGCCATCCTGGAAGAAAAGTTTTGAAAGTAGTAATCCCATCAAAGAGATGATAATAATCCAATCTCAAAGGCATTACTTAAAGGAAAATGGGTGGTCAAATCTTATATGCTAATGCTTCAGACCTTATATGGAGCAAGTTCTTCCTCGGATGCCAGCATCTGTTTTGTCTGCAAGTTGGGAAACATGTCCAATAATGGAGCCATTGTTTTCTCAGCATTGTATATTTTCCCGGATGCCAAAAAGATATATTTATTGTTACCGAATCCCATTCCTCTTAGCATCAATCCAACCTAGTAGGTGCAAGAAGatattatcattaaaaaaaataaaatttgcacattcATAATTAACTTGAACAAAAGACTAAACAACTATATGTACAAATTCATTTTTGAatattatcattaaaaataaaatttaatcaaaaaaagctataaaagttattaaaaataaaattattaatgattattaataatttctaaaatatatcaaaatataaaaaatgttaaaaatcatttaaaattataaaataaaataatttaaatttaaaaatatatattaaaaattaggtAACTCGTTATTCATCAATATGtctaaaaaaattcattcaaataaatattcatattGATTTTTCATATGTATTATGAATACAAGGAGAAGAGTACAATGACAACTCCAATGGCATATTTACTATGGTCAATGCAATTCTAGTCATTGCTTTACTCTCTTACAGCTTCTTCaagattgaatttatttttattaccaaATACTACAAACTTgcattatgtatatatctttttaaatttatttattatataatattatattttaattgtatttccacatatacaaacatacatataatgtgcatatatgtatatagaagTGAAAAGTTTAACAATAGTAATTCAATGGAAATAAAGATATAATAGTGCAAATGATAATAAATATGATAGTgaatacaaaattaataaaactaatataTAGTGAAAGTAACATTGACAACTCATATTAAATAAACATATCAGTGCTTGTAGCCAAAGGCCCAAAGGCTCCGTACTGCTCCAAATTGTGGAGTCAGGACTTAGGACCAAGCTTTTTTTTCCCTCAAAGCTAAGATGAACAGAGACGTACTTGCCCCTTGTATTTATTTCACAGAAacatgaagaaattgtattgtagatagatttttaagcaaGAAACGTGAACCAATGCTTCTTGcagattttttctttaattttatcagTTTGCCCCAGAGACGTAAGTCTGATatccatatatatatgtcttaTGTCCAAGAGAATCAAAAATGGAGTAAATATGAGacttgaatattatatttttgttgcATTCATTTCCCCTTTTTCCATTAAGTTGAAGCTTTCAATTAAGGTGCCAGTAAACTTAGGCtgtaaagtgttttttttttttgggtgtggCTAGATAAAGACTAGCATTAGGGGACGTCTAATATAACTTATAGACTATATATTTGCTCTATGCTTCTTGGTGAATGCTAGCACATTGACTGAATTATATCAATGACAATAGATGGTAAAGACACGAAATTTTATGGAGGGAGATAGTAGCTTAGCAACAAAAGCTGTTTGGGATGATGAGCTGACAttgatattttgtgaactttgcGTGAATGAAGTCAATGCTGGTAATAAATCGAAAACTCATCTAAACTTAAAAGGATGGGAAAATGTCATTGctctttttcaagcaaaaacacaaaaaaattatggaaaacctcaattgaaaaataagtgggATGCATTAAAAAAGGACTGGAGGTTATGGAGagagttgcttaaggaatctACAGGTATTGGATGGTGTCCATCTAAAAAGATGGTCGATGCTACTAAAGAATGGGGGGCTGCAAAAATACAGGTTAGTGTtcactttatcattattttaatgcataaagtttattgaaattaataatttacaattataaaaatcttagtataacatttaacatttaacatgttatgtaggaaaatcctgattttaaaggatttaagaagaaaggaattgaaccacgattgaatgagttaatgtgGCAAATGTTTGGTGGCATTGTAGCCACCGGAGAGAACGCATGGGCACCTTCGTTTGGTGTTCTTCCAAGTGGGGTTCCTATGGGAGATGATGCACCTAATGAGGGATTTGGTGATTCAGATGAACATAGTAACGAGAATGAATGTATTCCTCTTGATGAGGTACCATCAAACCCTTATCATTAAAAATTCCTAATCGAAGAAAGCAAACACTTGGGGCTATACAtggtaaaggaaaaaaaatcaagttcaagtagaaaatcatcaagaaatacattaactactcagattgagaaattgtgtgagagtatggttagtccaaggaagtcagtgaatgaatttaattttcctcactctcaatatactatttcaaatgcaatggaTGCTTTGTGTGCTTTGGGAGataaaattccaaaaaaagatgATCTGTACTATTTTGCTACCAAAATGTTCCAAATACCGGTGAAACGAGAAgtgtttttgaacttagatccaaatgatagggtttggtggcttcgacatgagtatgctgaacaaaatccaattgcatcattttcatccttggtagcaatatcctcatttcccttccaaccataccatcaaccacctccaccataagctccttagaattattattgtaatataactatactacttttttatatgtaaaactaatgtatgatactttttatgtttggtatttttatgttatgcttttaatcaagtttctgtgttgtatagaatgtcacgggattttaaaggatttattttcatttgattacttttttaggttatggatgaatttaacaatatgtataatagttttgatatgaattatgatacccttgaattaagtgaagaagctcaacgaagaatagccacaattgttacccaagttgagaacaacaattatcatgaagaggaagaatatgtgttaagcagtgtattggtacaccatgaaacttatttcactatgcAACCGCGTATGGATTCAAATTATACAAGTCAAATGTGGGTGGACGAAGTATTAAATGGGCACGATGATCGTTGCATGAATAGTTTTAGGATGCCAAAAGATATATTTCATAGCTTGTTTCAAGATTTGCAAACAAATTATGGCTTAAAGAATGGGAACGTATCGACGATGGAgaagttagcattatcattgtacattcttggaaatagagaatcaaattcaaatgcaacagAGCGATTTCAACTATCTGGGGAAACTGTTAGTTgaatttttactgatatgttgCATATATTTGCTCAAATAGGAATAGACACGATTAAACCCACTGAAGGTCAATTCGAGGAAGTACCGAGCCATATTCGACATGATACAAGATATTGACTTCACTTTAAggtaatatttacataatatttatatttttaaaatataaattatttctaacttttatcttattacttgtatttattttaaaggattgtattggggccatagatggaacacacataaaagcatgcatttcgccttcttgtcaaataccttatatcggacggaaaggtgaaccaactcaaaatattatggcagtttgtgacttcaacatgtgctttatttttgcatttcctggttgggaaggaatAGCACATGATAGTAGATTTTTTTGCAAGCACTTAGAAAACAAGAGTTGAAGTTTCCACACCCTCCACCaggttgaactttaattttttaattactttttacataaaaaaatattaaaaattttaaattatttttaaacttgatattatgttttacttttttgtaggaaaatattatcttgtggatTCAGGATATCCACAAATGGCAGGCTTTCTAAGTCCATATAGGGGgaacgatatcatttacctgattTTCATCGAGGTAATCATCAAGTATCTggaaaaaaagaaatctttaattgtgacggcccaaagttgaccctagtcgaaaagtggtttcgggaccacgaaaccgagtcttataaataattaaaaattatattctgtgtttatgatgtgagtaattgcatgtgtgaaagtttcatgcattaatttgatcatctttatgtgaattttttttatggacttatatgaaactttgttggaaagtgagaggctaatttacaatggtctaatagtacatgcattgaaaggagtggttttgcatgtcaatttacccaagttaaatatggtggccggccatgttatggattaaataatattataactattttatgctgatagtttatgttacaaaatgaaataatgaataaggttaataaaatacaagttagtgggaggagaaaccaaagttagcctatgttttctcctccatttgccgtaactagagaaagaagaggaagaaaagcctttggggaagaaaattcggctaaggtggatacctaaagtaaggtaagttcaatgtcattcttggaaaacttatgcaccatttggatgattagtttaacttctacctattttatggtttgaagataggttttgtatgagttaagtttcggttaaggtggattgattaattgggttttataaggaaattatgccatagccgaatatgtcttgaagaagatgttatatgtgcttattataagtatatgtatattcggctaatgagtttgaattgaagtttcgataggttgtgggttgagtggccgagtgaactataggctttgcaaggatggaatttacttataagttgtgtgtCTATGGCTTTATTTGTTAATgacatttaacattatttttcatttatatatatttgtgcatTCGTTTTTTTTTGGGAGATATGGTAAGGGATAGATTGATGTTCTAAAGGTTTAATGGAGTTTGAactagtaaatacttaattgttggtatttatgtgtgaaagagatgaacatgaacttattaagttgcatgaataaatcttttgtttatcttagggttaaattaaagaaaatgccaTTGGGtgcttgaataaaataattagagattattttatatatataaatcaaaaggttcggctttgtaaatgaatttaagagtttaaatcttgaataatgttatgcataggtttcggccatgaatccttgtgttataacacttgcttaataatgaaagaacatgagcttaaagcttgagtaacactcggctttagtgtaagttaaaatttgttagaaaataatttccaagttagtagattatgtgttaagagagggatttagattgtatatatatgtatacatatttatattgaattattaaggctatgatagccaattgagggtttcggccaaaatagtaaaataaattggtgtgaatgtttgagtgatgaatttgactcttgtgtcgatttgggacgatatgtgtgtttatatgaaactaaatgatgttaaataaattcgattatgcatggtaaTAAGCTAGAATTATGTTCGTTGGaacatgagtagagcatatgtatgatgtttaatatctagttaataacatcatttgtacttaattgtatggtatacatgtattaaatcgaatagctaaattgataagttatttaataaaatctgtgtgtgtgaaagtcggatcaatatatatatattattctgaaagtaatacttgaatagtcgattaatgactattttaaattttgttgaacttaaactcaagagcaaaggggatctagatccgataaagggaaggaaaaagtaattgaatagccgttgaagtcgttcgacgacatttgaggtaagtcttcgagtaatgaccctacttgaattatattgaaatgattagtcatactatgatggatagtcgaatgtgcatagagactatgttataaagccaattgaaatcatgctctttgtgtgtggctattgagccgaaattggaaaggtttaataaatgctttgtgtttgagccttagtaacgaagaaatgatatgaatgtgttatgattattgatatatgtgtgcatgaacattggattatatccgggctaagacccgaaggcaattatgcgagttgatatatccgggctaagacccgaaggcaattatgcgagttgatatatccgggctaagacccgaaggcaattatgcgagttgacatatccgggctaagacccgaaggcaattatgcgaattgatatatccgggctatgacccgaaggtaattatgcgggatgatatatccgggctaagacccgaaggcaattatgcgagttcatatgtccgggttaagacccgaaggcaaatatgtttgcggctgtattcggttaaataccgaagaaacttgggtttgaatgtgagcgttttgtgctgtaactaatttaataaatatgctcgaccaacccgaacgatacggtatgtttgcatgtgcattggaaaagtcgattcattttaaatagtattcgtgtgatcggctaacaaatttttcggcttttagaaaggttgataccttgtgtatatatgttgatgaagtatgattatgagaatgtgtgttattaaagtgacttagttagctatgtgaatgtaatactgtagtcaaagccgatttcattacttgagacttactaagcttaaaatgcttacccggttgctttggctctctgttttatagattttgttcgttagctatcggattcgggatcagcgaagtcgaagtcatctacactatcaagctcttttggtactcttttagttgaactctggatatggcatgtataggactaccccctgttgtttaagttcttttgtgatgtatgtgtgtaaagccatgcgaaaatggcttgtagatgtggagtatggcattagaccatttgtgtttatgtatgtatatatatggtttcacgatgtgactatggattgaaatggaagtgttgggctaatgatcagccattggaatggctaaatatgatcacatgtggacctatgtatggcaaaaccctagttggtccatggtaaccacaaaataggtaaagtttaccttgaaaacagattttgacagcaacagtggtgtagaattgaaaaatcacataaattcgtaggagtggaattaaatagtgaataaattatgtaatcgaaccttgatgaatctactttcatatggaagtaacgaaacaattataggaacagtacagaaagagatattcgggttcttgtggaacagggccagaacagtttctggattcactgttccgcatttggaaattcactataaattgaccagagataattaggggtcataccatatatgtatggattcctctctgagtctagttttcatagaaacaaacggaattagtattgaagccctgtgcagagagatatcccagtcgtaatgggaaaaggtcagtgtagtcgacccctgtaacatgagagactttgactaataaactgtactaattggcccgaccaaaaattctagaaaaaaatatataggtggggacatgagtctagtttcagggaaaaatcacaaaactgactttcgagttgtgaaactcaagatatgatttttgaagcgactagtactcagactgggcagtgtctggaaaaatttttaaaagtctgtcaacacctcgtattcgactccggtgacggtctcgggttcggggtgttacattaatcatGTCCATTCTTCATTATGCTCTATGATTGAACGAACATTTGGAGTGTGGAAAAAATGGCCAATAGGAAGAGATATTCCAAGTTATTCATTCAGcaagcaagttttaatagttattgcaacaatggttttgcataattacattcgaaGACATGCTTGGTCAAATAATGAGGATTTTCAAGAATTTGAGAATATGCCCGACATGCCAGTCTCTTCAAGCCAGTTTGACAGAGgtgaatcgagttcttctaaCAAAGAAAGTGACATTGAAATCACGATGTTAAGGGAAACCATTGCAACTAGTTTAATGAATCCATATTTGTAAAAacattttgtatcataacctaatttctagtaataatgaaacttgttatgtcttatgttattatatttttttaattaaaaatcatccgtttagatacttcaaaaatttatccaagtataatgttactatttgtgaaaataatatttatcattgttataaaaaaatatttaactataaaaaattaaaaataattatcattttatctaataaataatttaaattaattatataattcattaaactattggaagatacattttaatattttattaaatgaatttataaattcacatattttaataattttaaaaaagtaaaataatttaaaaaacttctattatatatcaattctaatctgatgtccttaatagtcattttttattctcacctcaccgctacagctgcgtttgaatccaaaaacacactccaccattgtttctaatctcaccgctatccaatctcactgctacagtaactaatctcaccgccaccgctgtttttaacctaaCCGGAGGTAAACATACCACCCATCCAAACTAGCCCTAAgtctcaattttcttttctattcaaTAAATGATTTAGCTGGAtatctttcaaaaaaataataatgaaaattcaatttttatccatttttgtattaaaataaaataaaataaaataaattgtatttattaAAACAATTGAACTTATCCCAAATACAGTATCACCAGTCACCACATTAGAAAATTtccttatatattatatataatttctgTCTTCTTTCCATTATTAATATAGTTGATTacttttatactaatttcatgaATAAGAAATTAAGATGATAATTAATGAATTTGgcttttaattgtttattttaagtATGATTGACTTATGATTTGGAAATTAATTGAGCTAACATGatttctggaaattttaaaattgtttttatgatattttaaaataatcatgttttatgtaataaaatagCTAACTTGCCTCTATAGTTTACAATATTTTCCAATATAAAGTTTTTTATgctaaaatagtaatttttttatgtttatttgattTGCGAAAGTTATGTAAGTTTACTTTTAATCTTAAGGTATAGTGCATTAACATGATATATATGGTGATTATATAATTGGTTTTATGTTAAGTTGGAATGaatgtatattatttaaataattttgcttaaattatttcaattatttaaatttgttatgaatatattatTAAGCGGATGTCTatcaaaatcaagataagttttgatgtacttaaaACTCTAATAGTGATTAGAaatagatctctacttcatttatttttcttatgcctataaataaagaTCTTGGAGAagctttataaatattttgattgatcaataaaatacacttTCTCTTTTGCTCtcccattttctttgttctttactctctatctatttattttataacatgtcacgattcttttttattttaaaatacggTCACTCCAAATCTACTGCTCAAGTTGTTGTCGATTGCCTTCTAGAGCTATTGCAATTTTAGTCTTCAATTGAAGCTTGTGCACTATGGATAATCATTATccaaagaaatttatataatcctTACATGGGTGATGacaatgatgttaaagatcttcatatatattttactatgatttattttattatattatgtttattataattagagactaatcatgacaacatgaatatatAGATTCTAATTTGAGATCCAtgcatgtttgcgatggtgattatgaaataaacaaTATACTAGGACGTTTATAAGTTTATTCTAGTAAATCTttgcattccctgaagtgaacgcaagcataaaagaaaataaaaaccaacattattccaatatttggtagtacaaaattagtcgaaagctctagaagagctaatatattaatatcttgtgatggttaatccattggtcttaaaagatattcattataatggatatcatattgagattgtgaatgaggaaagagttgtatttcatatgaatcaagagaggattgagttattgattacttgtgttattaaattgaattgactgTGGCTATCTTTGTGaccttttgtcatcatccccattaaggggtTGAAAGTAATATATTTGACTGTAAAAGATCTACTTATGAGTAATAGAATATAATAATTCTATCTAAATCTCGTTATGGTTAaatgcacctgaagttgcaagttttttttttaaaattgtgagcataactctacagtattcagaataaTTTCTCTATTAAAATTACGTGgaaaaaatattactgatgagaacttgcaagagagaaaacttatgtatgaaaagtcattagTTATGTACTTATTGTATATGTGGAAAATAAGACCCACTCTCAAAGtttgttataataaattttataatcatttttttatatttgaagagtttgacatattccctgaagcgaatattacatataattagttggaaattatatttattttgttgacttagtggcgttataaacttcacattgatttagacattttgaatagtaaatgtcacaataatgCTTATATGTGtgtacaaagtaaaaggaatgatagtaAGATTATCAAAttgtcacaatttatattgacattattagtacaattgaaaagcATGTTAAAGTAAATCAGAAGTTTattgatacaaatgcatttactacttggcgtgaccagttagaccatcctggatcatatataatgcgaaaattaattgagaagtCATTAATGaactagaagattctttaatttaaagaattctcatttgttgtttgttctcaatgaaaattgattcttaaaaactcactagctaaagttgagatttaatgtcttgcatttctgaaatgaatatgggtcaattcatccaccatgtggatgattttaatattatatgattttggtagatgcatcttgtaacgccccaatatttctaattttgttattgtaaaaatattacaCAAATATCTATtaactttagtggttatgtgttctgggagtgtttgggaggtcctaagttcaagcctttgcttgggcaaattttagtattttgaatgaattaggccttactcttgttcagtaggcttttatttgattgttgggtaaattacatcagaatgggcttgctgggctgatggttaaatggtgtgttattatggtggatgTCTTGTGTTCGAATTCCTATGCAAGTAAGGGTAGTATTTTTTTTACTCAGATTTCgagatagagttgtgtaatagggggattctgagtagtggatgtgtagtgggaatcaggggagaagattaagggattttgggggttattgggattttattttatttttttctcgtaaccaaattttgactctcttttccaaaaaaattctgTTGTCTATCCTTCTCCCTCTCCTCTTACCGAAATCctctgagtttttccatctttctcttcttcttgattttttcataatccatttattttccttcatttttgcatGCGGTCAGTGCTcgcttagttttggtaaatgtTTCTTTTCGtttctgtcatgaatctcttagTGATTGAAGTGGTAATGTTTTACTCTATGATTTGG contains the following coding sequences:
- the LOC107908441 gene encoding L10-interacting MYB domain-containing protein, producing MVKTRNFMEGDSSLATKAVWDDELTLIFCELCVNEVNAGNKSKTHLNLKGWENVIALFQAKTQKNYGKPQLKNKWDALKKDWRLWRELLKESTGIGWCPSKKMVDATKEWGAAKIQENPDFKGFKKKGIEPRLNELMWQMFGGIVATGENAWAPSFGVLPSGVPMGDDAPNEGFGDSDEHSNENECIPLDEVPSNPYH